A window of the Deinococcus gobiensis I-0 genome harbors these coding sequences:
- a CDS encoding IclR family transcriptional regulator: MSENVQSVERALDMVGTLVAAHRPLSVAELSQRMQLAPSTIHRILQTLLAKGYVHQDPVNKRYDIGPEIVEISRSLYLRYDLVRRVRPYLQELVDATGETAHLAELYGTAAMYLSQLEPLTMMRMFTTPGSVTPLTCSDVGKLFLADLPGSSVEMIVQKVGFIARTPHTIVSWERLQDELRVVREQGYAEDDEERELGVRCLSAPLLNGAGKVIAALGVAGPSGRLTRERVPELSQRIRVIAQRAAHDLMLAPAQVPEFVPEVRLS; encoded by the coding sequence ATGAGCGAGAACGTGCAAAGTGTCGAGCGCGCGCTCGACATGGTCGGCACCCTCGTCGCGGCCCACCGGCCCCTGAGCGTCGCGGAGCTGTCGCAGCGCATGCAGCTCGCTCCCAGCACCATCCACCGCATTCTCCAGACCCTGCTCGCCAAGGGCTATGTCCACCAGGACCCCGTCAACAAGCGCTACGACATCGGCCCCGAGATCGTGGAGATCTCGCGCTCGCTGTACCTGCGCTACGACCTCGTGCGCCGGGTGCGCCCCTACCTCCAGGAACTCGTGGACGCGACGGGCGAGACGGCGCATCTGGCCGAGCTGTACGGCACGGCCGCCATGTACCTCAGCCAGCTCGAACCCCTGACCATGATGCGCATGTTCACCACGCCGGGCAGCGTCACGCCGCTGACCTGTTCGGATGTGGGCAAGCTGTTCCTGGCCGACCTGCCGGGCAGCAGCGTGGAGATGATCGTCCAGAAGGTCGGCTTCATCGCCCGGACCCCGCACACCATCGTGAGCTGGGAGCGCCTTCAGGACGAACTGCGGGTCGTGCGCGAGCAGGGCTACGCCGAGGACGACGAGGAGCGGGAACTGGGGGTCCGCTGCCTGTCGGCGCCGCTGCTCAACGGGGCGGGCAAGGTCATCGCGGCCCTCGGCGTGGCGGGGCCGTCGGGCCGCCTGACCCGCGAGCGCGTCCCCGAGCTGAGCCAGAGGATCCGGGTCATCGCCCAGCGCGCCGCCCACGACCTCATGCTCGCCCCGGCCCAGGTGCCCGAGTTCGTTCCGGAGGTGCGGCTCTCATGA
- a CDS encoding peptide ABC transporter substrate-binding protein produces the protein MLSGVLLCGTATAQQRGGTLTVGLSYDIDTLNVYSTGYLGDVQATVVEGLLAPDKNANYVPVLATAVPTLKNGGIKLSADGKKMTITYKLRRDVKWSDGKPFTSADVKFTWEAIKNPKFTAESKDGSDDIESITTPDAYTAVVNYKRVAPDYASTLFTFGIFPKHALEGKDLNTDVYNEKPLGTGPFKVKEFRRGQYVIVERNPYYWRKDSKGVQLPYLDQIVFKIIPDSNTLVTQLKSGEIQMTSSVPYAQVTQLDAVPGMNIVKNNVLSWQHLDFNFKGPASLRDLNVRQAFAYAINKSAISKALGGYPVPLDTVVVPVFAASNKNVPKYPYDPAKARALLDAAGYKPGPDGIRAKNGERLSYKILVQAGRANDELAQQVIIGSLKAVGIELVPDNKTGVAFREARYKGGYDVFYSGWITSADPVYSVFFKTGGVNNGQGFSNARIDALLDRAENTLDPDIQKKALMDFQVELMRQLPTIPVTSNLSVIAVTDKLGNFVPNPTNMTNFVDTSRWYLKK, from the coding sequence ATGCTTAGTGGCGTTCTGCTCTGCGGAACTGCGACGGCCCAGCAACGGGGCGGCACGCTCACGGTCGGCCTGAGCTACGACATCGACACGCTCAACGTGTATTCCACCGGTTACCTCGGCGACGTGCAGGCCACGGTGGTCGAAGGGCTGCTCGCCCCCGACAAGAACGCCAACTACGTGCCCGTGCTGGCGACCGCCGTGCCCACCCTCAAGAACGGGGGCATCAAGCTCAGCGCCGACGGCAAGAAGATGACCATCACCTACAAGCTGCGGCGCGACGTGAAGTGGTCCGACGGCAAGCCTTTCACGAGCGCCGACGTGAAGTTCACCTGGGAGGCCATCAAGAACCCCAAGTTCACGGCCGAGTCCAAGGACGGCAGCGACGACATCGAGTCCATCACGACGCCCGACGCCTATACGGCGGTCGTCAACTACAAGCGGGTGGCCCCCGACTACGCCAGCACCCTGTTCACCTTCGGCATCTTCCCCAAGCACGCCCTGGAAGGCAAGGACCTCAACACCGACGTATACAACGAAAAACCGCTGGGCACCGGGCCGTTCAAGGTCAAGGAGTTCCGCCGGGGCCAGTACGTGATCGTCGAGCGCAACCCGTACTACTGGCGCAAGGACAGCAAGGGCGTGCAGCTGCCCTACCTCGACCAGATCGTGTTCAAGATCATCCCGGACAGCAACACCCTGGTCACGCAGCTCAAGTCCGGCGAAATCCAGATGACGTCTTCGGTGCCCTACGCCCAGGTCACGCAGCTCGACGCCGTGCCGGGCATGAACATCGTCAAGAACAACGTCCTGAGCTGGCAGCACCTCGACTTCAACTTCAAGGGGCCGGCCTCGCTGCGCGACCTGAACGTCCGGCAGGCCTTCGCCTACGCCATCAACAAGTCGGCCATCTCCAAGGCGCTCGGCGGCTACCCGGTGCCGCTCGACACGGTGGTCGTGCCCGTGTTCGCCGCGAGCAACAAGAACGTGCCGAAGTACCCCTACGACCCGGCCAAGGCCCGGGCGCTGCTCGACGCGGCGGGCTACAAGCCCGGCCCTGACGGCATCCGTGCCAAGAACGGCGAGCGCCTGAGCTACAAGATTCTGGTGCAGGCCGGGCGCGCCAACGACGAACTCGCCCAGCAGGTCATCATCGGCAGCCTCAAGGCGGTCGGAATCGAACTCGTGCCCGACAACAAGACCGGGGTGGCCTTCCGCGAAGCGCGCTACAAGGGCGGCTACGACGTGTTCTACAGCGGCTGGATCACCAGCGCCGACCCGGTCTACAGCGTCTTTTTCAAGACGGGCGGCGTGAACAACGGCCAGGGCTTCAGCAACGCCCGCATCGACGCGCTGCTCGACCGCGCCGAGAACACCCTCGACCCGGACATCCAGAAAAAGGCGCTCATGGACTTCCAGGTCGAGCTCATGCGCCAGCTCCCGACCATTCCGGTCACCTCCAACCTGTCGGTGATCGCCGTGACCGACAAGCTGGGCAACTTCGTCCCGAACCCGACGAACATGACCAACTTCGTGGACACGAGCCGCTGGTACCTCAAGAAGTGA
- a CDS encoding ABC transporter permease: MNLNYLIKRTLGTIPLLLGVSLLLFGVLHLAPGTPMDVYADNPSVSQEALDQMKVALGLDQPLPVQYTKWVTAFVSGEWGYSIRTARPVTTEIAERLWPTVLLGGSSFLLALLVAVPLGILSAVRRYSSVDYGITFMSFLGISMPVFWLALMLQLLFSVHWRILPSAGMQTIGDGSLPDLLRHLLMPALILAFASVAGWSRYMRSSMVEVLSQDYVRTAKAKGLTERKVVYRHALRNALIPVITVVALDFAGILAGAVITETIFAWPGIGRLFIESMNGRDYPVLMALMMLGSFALVVSNVLADLAYAAADPRIRYD, from the coding sequence TTGAACCTGAACTACCTGATCAAACGGACGCTGGGCACCATTCCCCTGCTGCTGGGCGTGTCGCTGCTGCTCTTCGGCGTGCTGCACCTGGCTCCGGGCACCCCGATGGACGTGTACGCCGACAACCCCAGCGTGTCCCAGGAGGCCCTGGACCAGATGAAGGTCGCCCTGGGCCTCGACCAGCCGCTGCCCGTGCAGTACACGAAATGGGTGACGGCCTTCGTGTCCGGGGAATGGGGCTACTCCATCCGCACGGCGCGTCCGGTCACGACCGAGATCGCCGAGCGGCTGTGGCCGACTGTGCTGCTGGGCGGGTCGAGCTTCCTGCTGGCCCTGCTCGTCGCCGTGCCGCTGGGCATCCTGAGCGCCGTGCGCCGCTACTCGTCGGTGGACTACGGCATCACGTTCATGTCCTTCCTGGGCATCAGCATGCCGGTGTTCTGGCTGGCGCTGATGCTGCAACTGCTGTTCTCGGTCCACTGGCGCATCCTGCCGTCGGCCGGCATGCAGACCATCGGGGACGGTTCGCTGCCCGACCTGCTGCGCCACCTGCTGATGCCCGCGCTGATCCTGGCTTTCGCCAGCGTCGCGGGCTGGAGCCGCTACATGCGGTCGAGCATGGTCGAGGTCCTGAGCCAGGACTACGTGCGCACCGCCAAGGCCAAGGGCCTGACCGAGCGCAAGGTGGTGTACCGCCACGCGCTGCGCAACGCCCTGATTCCCGTCATCACGGTGGTCGCGCTGGATTTCGCGGGAATTCTGGCGGGCGCGGTCATCACCGAGACGATCTTCGCCTGGCCGGGCATCGGCCGCCTGTTCATCGAGAGCATGAACGGGCGCGACTACCCCGTACTGATGGCCCTGATGATGCTCGGTTCCTTCGCGCTGGTCGTCAGCAACGTGCTGGCCGACCTGGCCTACGCCGCCGCCGACCCAAGGATCCGCTATGACTGA
- the opp4C gene encoding oligopeptide ABC transporter permease: MTDPALPGHAPAPAAPRRSHDTPWHRFLRQFLKHRLALVSLGVLLVLGLLAILAPHLTPYTFDGQDLEIIGTPQPPSHAHPMGTDELGRDAFTRVLYGARISLAVGISSALIATLLGTLVGALSGYYRGWTDTLLMRLTDVVLSIPLLPLVILVSGMIRPSVTLLVCIIGALGWMGTARLIRGQFMSLREREYVEASRALGGSHGRIMFRHILPNALGPVVVSTTLAVGGAIMLESALSFLGLGVQPPTPTWGNLLNSASQWLQGAPWLAVFPGLMILVTVLAVNFLGDGLRDALDPRS, encoded by the coding sequence ATGACTGACCCCGCCCTGCCGGGCCACGCGCCCGCCCCGGCCGCCCCGCGCCGGTCCCACGACACGCCCTGGCACCGCTTCCTGCGTCAGTTCCTCAAGCACCGGCTCGCCCTCGTGAGCCTCGGGGTGCTGCTCGTGCTGGGCCTGCTGGCGATCCTCGCGCCGCACCTGACGCCCTACACCTTCGACGGGCAGGACCTGGAGATCATCGGCACGCCGCAGCCGCCCAGCCACGCGCACCCGATGGGCACCGACGAGCTGGGCCGCGACGCCTTCACGCGGGTGCTGTACGGCGCGCGCATCTCGCTGGCGGTCGGCATCAGCAGCGCGCTCATCGCGACCCTGCTGGGGACCCTCGTGGGCGCGCTCTCGGGCTACTACCGGGGCTGGACCGACACGCTGCTCATGCGCCTGACGGACGTGGTGCTGTCCATTCCGCTGCTGCCCCTGGTCATCCTGGTCAGCGGCATGATCCGCCCGAGCGTGACCCTGCTCGTGTGCATCATCGGGGCGCTGGGCTGGATGGGCACCGCCCGCCTGATCCGGGGCCAGTTCATGAGCCTGCGCGAGCGCGAGTACGTCGAGGCCAGCCGGGCGCTGGGCGGCAGCCACGGCCGCATCATGTTCCGCCACATCCTGCCCAACGCCCTGGGGCCGGTGGTCGTGTCCACGACCCTGGCGGTGGGCGGGGCGATCATGCTCGAAAGCGCGCTGAGCTTCCTGGGCCTGGGCGTCCAGCCGCCGACCCCCACCTGGGGCAACCTGCTGAACTCCGCGAGCCAGTGGCTCCAGGGCGCGCCGTGGCTGGCCGTCTTCCCGGGACTGATGATCCTCGTGACCGTGCTGGCCGTCAACTTCCTGGGCGACGGACTGCGCGACGCCCTCGACCCCCGCTCCTGA
- a CDS encoding ketopantoate reductase family protein: protein MKITIIGAGAIGGLAGAYMSAQGHDVTLTDRWAEHIDALKRDGLRTDGVRGERHFGVKALHPHELTGPLECVMIATKSQHSLEALESVLPLFGPDTFVVSYQNGFNEPDLIARLQAAGLGGAERVMGSIPNYGGALVDPGHIEFVHEGPIQLGEMTGERTPRLLELAKCLEALTEVQLSDNIWGQIWAKEVYSAQVVFSALVNAPITESLGNERYARVAGAVVREALEIAEANGIQVEAFDFFDPANYKPGTAQETQKLLDNIAHAIWLLKKDQKPQTHTFKKRGSGIWWDIVYRNRPSEVRSSNGKLIDFGQRVGADTRLNARMCEMIYEIEGGQRELGFHNYDELEQYVQSLGKALP from the coding sequence ATGAAGATCACCATCATTGGGGCCGGCGCCATCGGCGGCCTCGCGGGCGCCTACATGTCCGCCCAGGGCCACGACGTCACCCTCACCGACCGCTGGGCCGAGCATATCGACGCCCTCAAGAGGGACGGCCTGCGCACCGACGGCGTGCGCGGCGAGCGGCACTTCGGGGTCAAGGCCCTGCACCCCCACGAACTGACCGGTCCCCTCGAATGCGTCATGATCGCCACCAAGTCGCAGCACAGCCTGGAGGCCCTGGAAAGCGTACTGCCCCTGTTCGGGCCGGACACCTTCGTCGTGTCCTACCAGAACGGCTTCAACGAGCCCGACCTCATCGCGCGTCTGCAAGCGGCCGGGCTGGGCGGGGCCGAGCGGGTCATGGGCAGCATCCCCAACTACGGCGGCGCACTCGTGGACCCCGGTCACATCGAGTTCGTCCACGAAGGCCCCATCCAGCTCGGGGAGATGACCGGCGAGCGCACGCCCCGGCTGCTCGAACTGGCGAAGTGCCTGGAGGCCCTGACCGAGGTGCAGCTTTCGGACAACATCTGGGGCCAGATCTGGGCCAAGGAGGTCTACAGCGCGCAGGTGGTGTTCAGCGCCCTGGTCAACGCGCCCATCACCGAGAGCCTGGGCAACGAGCGCTACGCCCGCGTGGCCGGGGCGGTGGTGCGCGAGGCCCTGGAAATCGCGGAGGCCAACGGCATCCAGGTCGAGGCCTTCGACTTCTTCGACCCGGCGAACTACAAGCCCGGCACGGCCCAGGAAACGCAAAAGCTCCTCGACAACATCGCCCACGCCATCTGGCTGCTCAAGAAGGACCAGAAACCGCAGACCCATACCTTCAAGAAACGCGGCAGCGGCATCTGGTGGGACATCGTGTACCGCAACCGCCCCAGCGAGGTGCGCTCCAGCAACGGCAAACTCATCGATTTCGGCCAGCGGGTCGGGGCCGACACCCGGCTCAACGCGAGGATGTGCGAGATGATCTACGAGATAGAAGGCGGGCAGCGCGAGCTGGGCTTCCACAACTACGACGAGCTCGAACAGTACGTCCAGAGCCTCGGCAAGGCGCTGCCATGA
- a CDS encoding Gfo/Idh/MocA family protein: MSAPAKLGVGVIGAHAWAESAHLPGYAAHDRVDLVAICDTVPERAQRLAERFGVRRVYTDHRDLLADSEVQMVDVCTPTETHLPLSLAAIAAGKHVLSEKPLAHDAADAFMAARKAREAGVRTKLGFTFRYSPAIRQIHRWIRDGTLGEIYHVHGLEQNSQFLDPHYPLRQVPSGADFAQLIPSSVVGYGSHLLDLVRWCAGEYRSVIGSMSNFVPRRVVRGYGEALQDIRVEDGTVALAEFESGAQGILQTSYVAVGNYPGVELRVYGSKGAAVARLVEENGVAETLRFATAEQVEFRDVALPESAYPPGTTLHTPWPELYYRNLVRHFVDEILDGTPEECTFYDGAKSQEVVNAIVQSATGRRWVDLPLYPEEHAESAAAL; this comes from the coding sequence ATGAGCGCGCCCGCCAAACTGGGGGTCGGCGTGATCGGCGCGCACGCCTGGGCCGAATCCGCGCACCTGCCCGGCTACGCCGCCCACGACCGGGTGGACCTCGTGGCGATCTGCGACACGGTGCCCGAGCGGGCGCAGCGCCTCGCCGAGCGCTTCGGCGTGCGCCGGGTCTACACCGATCACCGCGACCTGCTGGCCGACTCCGAGGTGCAGATGGTGGACGTGTGCACCCCCACTGAGACGCACCTGCCCCTGAGCCTGGCCGCCATCGCCGCCGGCAAGCACGTCCTGAGCGAGAAGCCGCTGGCCCACGACGCCGCCGACGCCTTCATGGCCGCCCGCAAGGCGCGCGAGGCGGGCGTGCGGACCAAGCTCGGCTTCACCTTCCGCTACTCGCCCGCCATCCGGCAGATCCACCGCTGGATCCGGGACGGCACGCTGGGCGAGATCTACCACGTGCACGGCCTGGAACAGAACAGCCAGTTCCTCGACCCGCACTACCCGCTGCGGCAGGTGCCCAGCGGCGCGGATTTCGCCCAGCTCATCCCCTCCTCGGTGGTGGGCTACGGCTCGCACCTGCTGGACCTCGTGCGCTGGTGCGCGGGCGAGTACCGCAGCGTCATCGGCAGCATGAGCAACTTCGTGCCGCGCCGCGTGGTGCGCGGCTACGGCGAGGCCCTTCAGGACATCCGGGTCGAGGACGGCACGGTCGCGCTGGCCGAATTCGAGAGCGGCGCGCAGGGCATCCTGCAGACGAGTTACGTCGCCGTCGGCAACTACCCCGGTGTCGAGCTGCGGGTCTACGGCAGCAAGGGAGCGGCCGTGGCGCGGCTGGTCGAGGAAAACGGGGTGGCCGAGACGCTGCGCTTCGCCACCGCCGAGCAGGTCGAGTTCCGGGACGTGGCCCTGCCCGAGTCGGCCTACCCGCCCGGCACCACGCTGCATACCCCCTGGCCGGAGCTGTATTACCGCAACCTCGTGCGGCATTTCGTGGACGAGATCCTGGACGGCACGCCCGAGGAATGCACCTTCTACGACGGGGCCAAGAGCCAGGAGGTCGTGAACGCCATCGTGCAGTCGGCCACCGGGCGCCGCTGGGTGGACCTGCCGCTGTACCCCGAGGAACACGCCGAATCGGCGGCGGCCCTGTGA
- a CDS encoding DUF885 family protein, with the protein MTSPSALVDRYLAVHGQFRPVDLTFMGLPGHDHRLPPAGPEVEAQERGALEALRAELAPELPGAAALSAGERLDLRLLDGQLRHLLAELERAPRWRNPAWYTGEAAFGIISLLLPRPGGSPQELRAALLGRLNDLPRFFAEAAGQLGAAALPADWAFRAAQEAGALAQFLGAELWLHPDVPRDPELVVAAKQGAEAATHLATLLRGPLAGRADVPVACGEAHLDFLMREVHGLPFGPREALARAEAAFGRLSAELAEDARAFGQDWREVLRGLDAVRPDPEALVATYEHWHREALRAAEACGLVTGARDYALSFVPMPAWAREVSRELYFLFYRSPAAGRAGTGSVYWVTQDGPPPSVSFIKLVHAVHHGSVGHHTQNAFARQAPSRLARLGGTDGALGLVFLSSGTAVEGWACYAEDLLLEAPGFYTPEEALLLKSFERRNAACCIADLRLHLGDWTLDGMREYYRSEVGFPEARIWAESTRNSMLPATRLMYWLGTEQIRALRSGEAERPRAVHDWLLAHGHAPVHWLIPTPPLPAPSGGPS; encoded by the coding sequence GTGACCTCGCCGTCCGCGCTCGTTGACCGCTATCTGGCGGTCCACGGGCAGTTCCGGCCGGTGGACCTGACCTTCATGGGGTTGCCCGGCCACGACCACCGCCTGCCCCCGGCCGGCCCGGAGGTGGAGGCGCAGGAGCGCGGGGCGCTGGAGGCGCTGCGGGCCGAGCTGGCCCCGGAGCTGCCGGGGGCCGCCGCCCTGTCTGCGGGCGAGCGGCTGGACCTGCGGCTGCTGGACGGCCAGCTGCGCCACCTGCTGGCCGAGCTGGAGCGTGCGCCGAGGTGGCGCAACCCCGCCTGGTATACCGGCGAGGCCGCCTTCGGGATCATCTCGCTGCTGCTGCCCCGCCCCGGCGGATCGCCGCAGGAGCTGCGCGCGGCGCTGCTGGGCCGCCTGAACGACCTGCCCCGGTTCTTTGCCGAGGCGGCCGGGCAGCTCGGGGCCGCCGCCCTGCCCGCCGACTGGGCGTTCCGTGCGGCGCAGGAGGCCGGCGCCTTGGCGCAGTTCCTGGGTGCGGAGCTGTGGCTGCACCCCGACGTGCCCCGCGACCCGGAACTCGTCGTGGCGGCCAAACAGGGCGCGGAGGCGGCCACGCACCTGGCTACCCTGCTGCGCGGCCCCCTGGCCGGGCGCGCCGACGTGCCGGTGGCCTGCGGTGAGGCCCATCTGGACTTCCTGATGCGGGAGGTCCACGGCCTGCCCTTCGGTCCCCGCGAGGCCCTGGCGCGCGCCGAGGCGGCCTTCGGGCGCCTGAGTGCCGAACTCGCCGAGGACGCGCGGGCCTTCGGGCAGGACTGGCGGGAGGTGCTGCGCGGGCTGGACGCCGTACGCCCCGACCCCGAGGCCCTGGTCGCCACCTACGAGCACTGGCACCGCGAGGCCCTGCGGGCGGCCGAGGCCTGCGGGCTGGTCACGGGGGCGCGGGACTACGCCCTGTCCTTCGTGCCCATGCCCGCCTGGGCGCGCGAGGTGTCCAGGGAGCTGTATTTCCTGTTCTACCGCTCGCCGGCCGCCGGGCGCGCCGGAACGGGCAGCGTGTACTGGGTGACCCAGGACGGGCCGCCGCCCAGCGTCAGCTTCATCAAGCTCGTCCACGCCGTCCACCACGGGTCGGTCGGGCACCACACGCAGAACGCCTTCGCCCGCCAGGCCCCGTCGCGGCTGGCCCGGCTCGGCGGGACCGACGGCGCGCTGGGCCTGGTGTTCCTGAGTTCCGGCACGGCGGTCGAGGGCTGGGCCTGCTACGCCGAGGACCTGCTGCTCGAAGCGCCCGGTTTTTACACCCCCGAAGAGGCCCTGCTGCTCAAGAGTTTCGAGCGGCGCAACGCGGCCTGCTGCATTGCCGACCTGCGCCTGCACCTGGGCGACTGGACGCTGGACGGGATGCGCGAGTACTACCGCTCGGAGGTGGGCTTTCCCGAGGCCCGCATCTGGGCCGAGAGCACCCGCAACAGCATGCTGCCCGCCACCCGCCTGATGTACTGGCTGGGCACCGAACAGATCCGGGCGCTGCGCTCCGGCGAGGCCGAGCGCCCCCGCGCCGTCCACGACTGGCTGCTGGCGCACGGCCACGCCCCGGTCCACTGGCTGATCCCCACTCCCCCCCTTCCCGCCCCTTCCGGAGGCCCCTCGTGA
- a CDS encoding RraA family protein gives MTLNAEERRDLRQRYLKVDTANVADILDELGHPDLGLSADFWPIRQRLEKMAGWAYTVRGQLTPYPGTGDPRKMEAVAGIGPDELSVWSGGGAEGICFFGELIARGMQYRGSVGALVDGGIRDIEWLDRMDYPVFARYRTPVQSIGRWQVNAWQVPVYLPGATARQVTVRPGDFILADFDGAIVIPAELAADVLVKAEALTEKERLIRADLEAGATLPDVLARYGHV, from the coding sequence GTGACCCTGAACGCCGAAGAACGCCGCGACCTGCGGCAACGCTACCTGAAGGTCGACACCGCCAATGTCGCCGACATCCTCGACGAACTCGGCCACCCCGACCTGGGCCTGAGCGCCGACTTCTGGCCCATCCGCCAGCGCCTCGAAAAGATGGCGGGCTGGGCCTACACCGTCCGGGGCCAGCTCACCCCCTACCCCGGCACCGGGGACCCCCGCAAGATGGAGGCGGTCGCCGGCATCGGCCCTGACGAGCTGAGCGTCTGGAGCGGCGGCGGGGCCGAGGGCATCTGCTTTTTCGGGGAACTCATCGCGCGCGGCATGCAGTACCGGGGCAGCGTGGGCGCGCTCGTGGACGGCGGCATCCGGGACATCGAGTGGCTCGACCGCATGGACTATCCGGTCTTCGCGCGCTACCGGACCCCGGTGCAGTCCATCGGCCGCTGGCAGGTCAACGCCTGGCAGGTGCCGGTCTACCTGCCGGGGGCGACCGCCAGACAGGTCACCGTGCGGCCCGGCGACTTCATCCTGGCGGATTTCGACGGGGCCATCGTCATTCCGGCCGAGCTGGCCGCCGACGTGCTCGTCAAGGCTGAGGCCCTGACCGAGAAGGAACGCCTCATCCGCGCCGACCTGGAGGCCGGGGCCACCCTGCCCGACGTGCTGGCGCGCTACGGGCACGTATGA
- a CDS encoding SDR family oxidoreductase, which yields MKLFRTPTPALVTAASSGLGFATALELAREGAAVALCSRDLTRAQEAAQEITAATGAPVLALEADVRDPAACTAVVEQAAEALGGLGILVCNAGGPAPGGFERFDDAAWAEAFDLTLMSTVRLTRAALPHLRAGGGRILTIVSSSVRRPLPNLTLSNALRPAVQGLMKSLSLELAPDIAVNCIAPGRVLTERIQELDEARAAREGRTWEQVRAQTEREIPLGRLGDPAEFGRVAAFLCSPVASYITGSTLLVDGGAVTNL from the coding sequence ATGAAGCTTTTCAGGACGCCGACCCCGGCGCTGGTCACGGCGGCCAGCAGCGGCCTGGGCTTCGCCACGGCCCTCGAACTGGCGCGCGAGGGCGCGGCGGTGGCGTTGTGCTCGCGTGACCTGACCCGCGCACAGGAGGCCGCCCAGGAGATCACGGCGGCCACCGGCGCGCCTGTGCTCGCCCTGGAGGCGGATGTGCGCGATCCGGCGGCCTGCACGGCCGTCGTCGAGCAGGCCGCCGAGGCGCTCGGGGGCCTGGGCATTCTGGTGTGCAACGCGGGCGGGCCGGCACCGGGCGGTTTCGAGCGTTTCGACGACGCCGCCTGGGCCGAGGCCTTCGACCTCACCCTCATGAGCACGGTGCGGCTCACCCGCGCGGCCCTGCCCCACCTGCGGGCCGGGGGCGGCCGGATCCTGACCATCGTCAGTTCCAGCGTCAGGCGGCCGCTGCCCAACCTGACCCTCTCCAACGCGCTGCGGCCCGCTGTGCAGGGCCTCATGAAGTCCCTGAGCCTCGAACTCGCGCCGGACATCGCCGTGAACTGCATCGCGCCGGGCCGGGTCCTGACCGAGCGTATCCAGGAACTCGACGAGGCGCGGGCCGCCCGCGAGGGCCGGACCTGGGAACAGGTGCGCGCCCAGACCGAGCGCGAGATTCCGCTGGGCCGTCTGGGCGATCCGGCGGAGTTCGGGCGGGTGGCGGCCTTCCTGTGTTCTCCGGTGGCTTCGTACATCACGGGCAGCACCCTGCTCGTGGACGGCGGGGCGGTGACCAACCTGTGA
- a CDS encoding aminopeptidase, whose amino-acid sequence MTGPGAYDPEQHARLMVEYCIDAQPGDRVLVACTTLALPLVEGIHRALLGRGAQPVLRLDYPGQQEDFLRLAPDHLLDHLHPADLADMESVQASIRILTPQRPRPGDPARQARHTRTAQPVAAARAQRRWTLTLYPTPDGAQMAGMALDEYERFVSSALFLDRPDPVAAWAAVRAQQADLIGRLSAAEEVRLVAPGTDLRLNIAGRQWVNSDGKRNMPSGEVFTGPHEDSAEGVIHYDLPTTFQGQRVRDIRLRFEGGRVVEAHAEEGDDALQAALQTDDGARYVGELGIGTNAGIQRPSMNILFDEKISGTVHLALGNSYPETGGTNRSALHWDMIRDLRPGGEILLDGQPFQRDGQFC is encoded by the coding sequence GTGACGGGTCCCGGCGCATACGACCCCGAGCAGCACGCCCGCCTGATGGTCGAGTACTGCATCGACGCCCAGCCGGGCGACCGGGTGCTCGTGGCCTGCACCACCCTGGCGCTGCCCCTGGTCGAGGGCATCCACCGGGCGCTGCTCGGGCGCGGCGCGCAGCCGGTCCTGCGGCTCGACTACCCGGGGCAGCAGGAGGACTTCCTGCGGCTGGCCCCCGACCACCTGCTCGACCACCTGCACCCGGCCGACCTGGCCGACATGGAGAGTGTCCAGGCCAGCATCCGGATTCTCACGCCGCAGCGGCCCCGCCCCGGCGACCCGGCGCGCCAGGCGCGGCACACACGCACGGCCCAGCCGGTCGCCGCGGCCCGCGCGCAGCGCCGCTGGACCCTGACGCTCTACCCGACGCCGGACGGCGCGCAGATGGCGGGCATGGCCCTGGACGAGTACGAACGGTTCGTGAGCAGCGCGCTGTTTCTGGACCGGCCCGACCCGGTCGCGGCCTGGGCCGCCGTGCGCGCGCAGCAGGCCGACCTCATCGGGCGGCTGTCGGCCGCCGAGGAGGTACGTCTCGTGGCGCCCGGCACCGACCTGCGCCTGAACATCGCCGGGCGGCAATGGGTGAACAGCGACGGCAAGCGCAACATGCCCAGCGGCGAGGTCTTCACCGGGCCGCACGAGGACAGCGCCGAGGGCGTGATCCACTACGACCTGCCCACGACCTTCCAGGGCCAGCGGGTCCGCGACATCCGGCTGCGTTTCGAGGGGGGGCGCGTGGTCGAGGCCCATGCCGAGGAAGGCGACGACGCCCTCCAGGCGGCCCTCCAGACGGACGACGGGGCCAGATACGTGGGCGAACTCGGCATCGGCACGAACGCGGGAATTCAGCGCCCCAGCATGAACATCCTGTTCGACGAGAAGATCAGCGGGACGGTTCACCTCGCGCTGGGCAACAGCTACCCGGAGACCGGCGGCACCAACCGTTCGGCCCTGCACTGGGACATGATCCGGGACCTGCGGCCGGGCGGCGAGATCCTGCTCGACGGTCAGCCCTTCCAGCGCGACGGCCAGTTCTGCTGA